The genome window CGGCGCAGCTGCGCGAAGCGCTCGCGGATGCCGCCCTTGACGATGTCCTTGAGCTCGATCACGCCGAGCACCTTCGCGCCGTCGGCGACCACGAGCGGTGTGCTGCCGCGCCGCGACACCTGCTCGACCACGTCCGCGACCTGCGCCGGCAGGCTGCCGCCGAGGCGCTCCACCTGCTGGCGCACGGCGTCCGCAGCGCCCTTGCGGATCTCGCGACCGTCCACGTCGACGCCGCTCATGCGCGTCTTTGCGCTGAAGTGGACGAACTGGGCGCCGAGCGCGTGGATGTCGCGGGCGCGAAGTCCGTACTTCTGCTTGGCGAGGACGACGATGCTGCGCCCTTCGGGCGTTTCGTCCGCGAGGGAAGCGAGTTGTGCAGCGTCCGCAAGATCCCGGTCGTTCACGCCCGATGTCGGAATGAAAGCCGTCGCCTGGCGGTTGCCGAGCGTGATGGTACCGGTCTTGTCGAGCAGCAGGACGTCCACGTCGCCCGCCGCCTCGACCGCCCGCCCCGACACTGCGATCACGTTCTTCTGCAGCATGCGTCCCATGCCGGCCACCCCGATCGCCGAGAGCAGCCCGCCGATGGTGGTGGGGATCAGGCACACCAGCAGCGCGATGAGCACGGTCACCGTGATCGGCTGGCCGGACTGCGCGAGGTCGACGCTGTACATGGAGAACGGCAGCAGGGTCGCAGTGGCGAGCAGGAAGACCAGCGTCAGCTTGACGAGCAGGATCGTCAGCGCGATCTCGTTCGGGGTCTTCTGCCGGCGTGCGCCCTCGACCATGGCGATCATGCGATCGAGGAACGACTCGCCGGGGCGCGCCGTGATGCGCACCACGAGCCAGTCGGAGAGGACGCGGGTGCCGCCGGTGACGGCGCTGAAATCGCCGCCCGATTCGCGGATCACCGGCGCGCTCTCGCCGGTGATCGCGCTCTCGTCGACCGAAGCCGCACCTTCGATCACCTCGCCGTCACCGGGAATGACGTCCCCTGCCTCGACCAGCACCACGTCGCCCTGCACGAGCTGGCTCGACGGCTTGAAGTACACCTGCGCATCGTGCCTGGGCTCGTAGAGCTTCTTCGCCACCACGTCGCGCTTGGCCGCGCGCAGCGACGCCGCCTGCGCCTTGCTGCGCCCTTCCGCCAGCGCTTCGGCGAAGTTCGCGAAGAGTACGGTGAACCAGAGCCACAGCGTGATCGCGAGGATGAAGACGGTCGGCGCCTCGCCGTTTCCGGCGAGCGCTTGGAAGAAGAGGATCGTCGTAAGAATGCTGCCGATGTAGACGACGAACATCACCGGGTTCTTCCACTGGTGCTGCGGCAGCAGCTTCACGAAGGCGTCTTTCAGCGCCTCGACGAAGATGCCGCGCGTGACCAGCGCGTGAGGTACGGCAGGCGTAGTCGGGAGTGCTGCTGCTTGAGTGTGCGTAGTCATGGTCAGGGTCCGGGGCGGTTCACTTCGTCCCATAGAGCATCAGGTGTTCGACGATCGGCCCGAGCGCGAGCGCCGGGATGAAGGTCAGCGCGCCGACGATGACGACCACGCTGATCAGGAACAGGACGAAAAGCGGCGTGTGAGTCGGCAGCGTGCCGGCGCCTACCGGGATTCTCTTCTTCGCGGCAAGGCTGCCGGCAAGC of Betaproteobacteria bacterium contains these proteins:
- the kdpB gene encoding potassium-transporting ATPase subunit KdpB, whose protein sequence is MTTHTQAAALPTTPAVPHALVTRGIFVEALKDAFVKLLPQHQWKNPVMFVVYIGSILTTILFFQALAGNGEAPTVFILAITLWLWFTVLFANFAEALAEGRSKAQAASLRAAKRDVVAKKLYEPRHDAQVYFKPSSQLVQGDVVLVEAGDVIPGDGEVIEGAASVDESAITGESAPVIRESGGDFSAVTGGTRVLSDWLVVRITARPGESFLDRMIAMVEGARRQKTPNEIALTILLVKLTLVFLLATATLLPFSMYSVDLAQSGQPITVTVLIALLVCLIPTTIGGLLSAIGVAGMGRMLQKNVIAVSGRAVEAAGDVDVLLLDKTGTITLGNRQATAFIPTSGVNDRDLADAAQLASLADETPEGRSIVVLAKQKYGLRARDIHALGAQFVHFSAKTRMSGVDVDGREIRKGAADAVRQQVERLGGSLPAQVADVVEQVSRRGSTPLVVADGAKVLGVIELKDIVKGGIRERFAQLRRMGIKTVMITGDNRLTAATIAAEAGVDDFLAEATPEAKLKLIRDTQAEGRLVAMTGDGTNDAPALAQADVAVAMNTGTQAAKEAGNMVDLDSNPTKLIEVVETGKQLLMTRGALTTFSIANDVAKYFAIIPAAFATTYPQLNALNVMHLASPASAILSAVIFNALIIIALIPLALKGVKYRPLGAAAVLRKNLWIYGVGGLIVPFAGIKVIDVLLSAIGLA